One Populus nigra chromosome 16, ddPopNigr1.1, whole genome shotgun sequence genomic window, TTCtgtaatttccttttttttttctccccttattcttttttttttccaagcacCTCTCCATCCTTATGCGATGCTCTCAACTTAAGCAGCCTCATCTCAGTCTTTAGAACAAAAAAACTTTTCCCTCTCATTTCTATGACAGACTTgacctttctctttctttcaacCGTTGCTTCCTTTTCTGGTCATTAACTCACAACATctatatgttgttattttacttggtttttaGGATAGaaatttagggtttaggttagaatttttatttttattttctaattgaaGATTAATTAGATATGAAATTTAGTGtgtatattgttttatttagtaagaaaaatcaatgaattataTTATGTTGATTATACGGGAAACAAATTGGCAGATGTTTATTATTTCTCCAAGtaaaatttgatattatatcctattaaatattaaatatagttaatttaaatatttactaattttttatattttaaatataaagttatggTCATGGGAGCATCTTCATATTAGTCGTTTTGATGTTTGAAGAAATCAGATGCTCGATATAATTACAGGAAGACGACTTTCAATTGAAGCTcggtaataataattatgaacacattgttaaatttaaaatttcaataaaaaaaattatccaacttAATTGTCCTCAACATGTTAGTTGAGTTGGGAGAGGCATAGACGTTATACACAAAATCCTACCTATATATGTTCACGAGTTGAATTCACATGAGCCTTACTAGATATGTGTGAACTaagttattcatttttttaactttattttttggtaCAAGTGTTATAAATGTAtatgttttatagttttatagGTGATATGAATACTGTACATCGGCAATTTAATTAAAAGTGCATATCTATTATGCATGGATAAAAGTGATTTATGGATAACGATGATCCTTATGCATTGTTTTGTCATAGTTGAGGTGCATTGTCTTGATCAGGTAATGTGTTGGTTTGGGTTACATCAACACATACTTGATGATGTTGACACATTTAATGACATGTATGTTGTTAACCattgaggtaaaaaaaaaaaaagataattggtTGGTGTTTCATGCACAAATATGACTATTTGTGTGTTATTGTGGGAATTGTATTTTTGGCTGTGCTTGTCtaggaaataatttttgttattgtgcTAAAGtgagaaaaaactatattttattagttaatacttaattaattgcatatatatatatatatattatttttcgaGATTTTCCATATTTTTCTCTTTGGCTTCTTTAGGATTAAAGGCTTTGCAAATTATTTTGTGAAACTAGCCACCTAAagagtcaacaatggtgggagtcaacaatggtggtgaaGCCATCCTTTCTTAGTCACAAATTGTAGGCACCAAACTTATGCCACTTGCCTTACCCCTTTGTCCTTTGCttggatgcttgcctataaataggcaatgcatccaagcttattttgcacacaacaagagagaaacaagagaggaagagaagagtgagagagggaaagtaatcccacaaaattgtgaggtatttgtgagagagtaagtgaggtgttttctcctattaatagagagatttcagttgttctcctattagtagagagaggttgtaattcccacattacttagtaaaatccttctatacttgcccgtggacgtagccaaattgggtgaaccacgtaaattcttgtgtgtctaatttctcattttatcctattctttgcctttatcttgtcgggtttgcatgccagtatcctaacagtggtatcagagccttctggTTGGTGTTGTCaatacacaaaagttattcgtatatacggttactattcacgtctacggAACTATTCACCTATACGGCACTATTAACCCATACGGTACTGTTCACATACGCTACTGTTGGcgtatatagaaagtcagtgcggtgattaaatatagtctaggaagttctgtctaaggagattgggttttaagcgggaccgtttgtgacccttccaatctttcctgggaacttacttagtgaagtattattcacacgatactatttctATATATGTTACAGATctgtgaaacggtgatagctgaatagatctCGGTGAATAcaatggcagcaaagtacgagattgaaaggttcaatgggagcaatttctcactctggaaaatgagaatcaaggcaatcttaaggaaagacaattgcttggcagcaattggggatcgacccgcggagatcactgataatgcaaaatggaatgagatggatggcaatgctattgctaatatacatttagcattagccgatgaagtattatcaagtgtggcggagaagaaaacagctaaggagatatgggagactctaacaaagctatatgagtccaagtctttgcacaataaaattttcttaaagcggagactttatacccttcgaatggcagaaaccacggcggtgactgaccacatcaacacaataagaactctattttcacaactcactacgttgggtcaacaaatagaggaaagtgaacgtgcagagcttctacttcaaagtcttccagattcgtatgatcaACTCAatatcaacttgaccaataatatcctcacagactatttagtctttgatgatgttgcagccgccatcttggaagaagaaaataggcgcaaaaataaaggagacagaaatagttcaaaccaagcagaggcattattggtgtcaagagggagatcaacggagcgtggctccagtgggagtcaaaggcaagggaggtccaaatcaagaagtaagaagactgtgaaatgctacaactgtggcagaaaagggcacttcaaaaaggattgttggtttaaaaagggtatagagaatactgcagagtcatcaaaacctcaaggatgtgtcGCAAGCACCTCAAAAGATggagaggttttatatagtgaagcagcgacagtctctacagatagagaagagctcactgaggtctggctaatggattcaggagcaacatggcatatgactcctaatcgagattggttccatacatatgaacccatctctgaAGGCTcagtgttcatgggtgataatcatgctttagagattgctggcattggcaccatcaaattaaagatgtatgatggcttaattcgtactatttcaggagtgcgacatgtgaaagacttgaagaagaatcttttgtccgtaggccaatttgatagtcttggctgtaagatccgaacagacaatggaataatgaaaattgtcaaaggagcgctggtggttttaaaggcgagaaagacagttgcaaacatgtttgtattaatgggagaaacacacATGTGGCAGAAgcgtcaatcgcatcagccagtcctgcagaagagaagacgatgatgtggcatcaaaaactaggccacatgtcagagaaaggtttgaaagttctctctgatcagaagttactccctgggcttacaaaggttactttacccttttgtgagcactgtgttacaagtaaacaacacagactgaagtttggcacatcaacaactaagagcaaatgcatcttagacctgattcactctgatgtttggcaagcatCGGTTatatccttgggaggagcaagatactttgtatcattcatagatgacttctccaggagatgttgggtgtatccaattagaaggaaggcagatgtgttcgcagtctttaaaattttcaaagcgcgggtggaacttgaatttgaaaagaagatcaagtgtttgaggactgacaatggaggagaatataccagtgatgaatttgataacttctgtcaacatgaagatatcaaaaggcagttcacaacggcatacactccacagCAAAATAgagtggcagagcggatgaacagaactctattagaaagaacaagagcaatgttgaaggctgcaggtctagGAAAGTCATTCTAGGCcgaagcagtcaataccgcctgttatgtgataaatcgatctccatcaactgcaattgagctgaagacaccgatggagatgtggactgggaagccagctgattattctcgattgcatatatttggaagtcctgtgtacgtgatgtacaatactcaagaagtcagcaagctggattcaaaatccagaaaatgtatatttttgggatatgctgatggagtgaaggggtatcgcttgtgggatcccactgcccacaaagtagtcatcagcatggatgtcatatttgcagaaggtaaaatgcaaatggaagaacataatagcattctaaaggagactacagcagtccagattgaaaatactcagaatcatacttcttctgaagctgcaccagagcatgaagagcaagaacaaatagagtctgaaactcctgaagttcgacggtcgactcgtgaaagaagaccaccggcttggcactcagaatatgttactgagagtaacattgcatactgtcttctaacagaggatggagagccatcaactttccatgaggctatcaaaagcacagatgtatctatgtggatgacagcaatgcaagaggagattgaagctctacacaagaataacacttgggatcttgttccactaccacaaggaagaaaggccattggcaacaaatgggtttacaagataaagcgtgatggcaatgatcaagtggagcggtatcgtgcaagattggtggtgaaagggtatgctcagaaagaagggATAGatttcaatgagatattttctccggtggtacgacttactacaatcagagtagtcttggcgatgtgtgctatatttgatcttcacttagagcagttagatgtgaaaactgcatttcttcatggaaaacttgaagaagaaatttatatgctccaaccagagggttttgctgaaacaggcaaggagaacttggtttgcaggttgaacaaatctctatacggtctcaaacaggcgccgaggtgttggtacaagagatttgattccttcataattagccttgggtacaacagactcagttcagaccattgtacgtattacaagaggtttgaagaagatttcatcattttgttgttgtacgtggatgacatgttggtgataggccccaacaaagatcgagtccaagaattgaaggcacaattggctagggagtttgatatgaaggacttgggaccagcaaacaagattctagggatgcaaattcaccgagacagaagtaagaggaagatttggctttctcagaagaattatttgaagaagatcttgcgacgcttcaacatgcaagattgtaagccaatttccaccccacttcctgttaacttcaaattatcctcaagtatgtctcctagcaatgaagcagagaggatggagatgtctcgagtaccgtatgcatcagcagtgggaagtttaatgtttgccatgatatgtacaagaccagacattgcacaagcagtgggagcagctagtcgatacatggcaaatcctggtagagagcattggaatactattaagaggatcttgagatacatcaagggtacctcagatgctgccttatgttatggaggatcagaatttactgtcaAGGGTTATGTTGATTAAGATTTTGCTGgcgaccttgagaaaagaaaatccacgacagactatgtgttcataattgcaggaggagctgtgagctgggtctctaaacttcagatTGTTGTAGCTttatccacaacagaagctgagtacatggcagctacacaagcttgtaaagaagcaatatggatgaaaaaacttatggaggagctcgggcacaaacaagagaacattcttttgtattgtgatagtcagagtgctttgtatattgcaaggaatccagcgtttcattcaagaacaaaacacatagatgttcagtatcactttgttcgcgaagtggtggaagatggaagtgtagATTTTCAAAAggttcacacaaaggaaaacccagcagatgctttgactaaaccagtcaacactgataagtatatatggtgcaaatcctcttatggcctagtagaaacgtaagcagcatgcAGATGGCAAGTATAAGGATAGAAGAATCACAGAAGATCatgtgtgaagacttgattaaatcatcaaagtcttcaagtgggagaatgtgaaACTAGCCACCTAAagagtcaacaatggtgggagtcaacaatggtggtgaaGCCATCCTTTCTTAGTCACAAATTGTAGGCACCAAACTTATGCCACTTGCCTTACCCCTTTGTCCTTTGCttggatgcttgcctataaataggcaatgcatccaagcttattttgcacacaacaagagagaaacaagagaggaagagaagagtgagagagggaaagtaatcccacaaaattgtgaggtatttgtgagagagtaagtgatgtgttttctcctattaatagagagatttcagttgttctcctattagtagagagaggttgtaattcccacattacttagtaaaatccttctatacttgcccgtggacgtagccaaattgggtgaaccacgtaaattcttgtgtgtctaatttctcattttatcctattctttgtctttatcttgtcgggtttgcatgccagtatcctaacattTTTGTACGTTTTAACTAGTGTAGAATTTATTATCAGCTCACAAttcttttttctccctttcGAATTAAATGGCCATCATTCAATACtataattatttagattttgatttaggattacaatatcaaatatgtttaagataaaaaaatttaatttgtttttgtttacgTTGTTGTTTATatcaaaggagaaaaaaaactagaattaaaaatttaaatatcaacCAAACCGATACCATCATCATTttcattgaaatttaaatttttttctctaacaatcagtataattttattacaattattatttgacaaatattttattctagAAAAACCTACCAGCATCATTTGATTTGTCTatataatatttagatatttttatttgtagtgGCGCAACATTATAATCAACataaatatagatatttttatccttttttactTCATGCATATTCAAGACATGCAATATCGTTACATCGACAACTATTTTATAACTATTTTATTACAACTGTCACCTTTTATACTCAATTAATATAAGTTCATATCATAAACTTGCTTGCAAATAAACAATAGCTTATAAAAGCAATTTGTCATAACATATGAAACAATTACTTGATGTGAAATAATGATGAGCATTTTATTTCTTGCAAAATTAAAACACTAATTAAACATGTTATACagtaaaagaatataaaattaggGTTACATCAATATTAACACTAATTTTTAATGTGtggatttttaagattttttcgAAAACAATCCAGATTGTTTCCATACTTTTATAAACCCATTTGAGTAGAACATTGAAGATTGAACAAAAATCAACTTAGGATCTACGAGTTTCACATTAACCCAAGTTTTATGCTATTTCTTTATGTGTAATCTTGTAAACTAAATAATATCTAATGAAACAGTAACATTATCTCGATTATTTAAGTCTTAATTCGAGAAAATAATTGAGAAGATGTACTTTTTTGTTGTCTTGTTCTGGACAACaacaatacaaaaaagaaattccatCTCCTGATAACGCGAACAGATGCAAAGAGAATCGACTACAAACtcctaaaactttgattttagttgaattttaagtttaattgaGCTGagatttttacaaattatagcGAACTTTTGTTTAGATTAGAAATTGCTAGGAGGATAGAGTTGTGTTTGTCTTttgttagtttatatatatatatatatatatatatatatatatatagagagagagagagagagagagagagagataacattagttttattatttggcgtgatttgaatatttttttttgttaatagagatttttatttatttacacaacAATGAAGACAAAATGAATTATtccttttaataattatttttgcaaTTCAAAATGCGTcgttatttaatcaaatgaaaaataagaaattgcatattttagggtttaatttatgttaatccACTATAGGAAAGCAAAGAGTGTGTAAAATAATGGAAGAAGCTAAAAGGGATGAAGAAGAATCAAAACAGCAACAGATATGGAGTTGGGGGGCAGGAACGGAGGGACAGCTAGGCACAGGGAAGCTTGAAGATGAGTATCTCCCTCAACTCCTTCAccttccctttctctcctctgCTGAATCCATTTCCACTCTTGCTTGCGGCGGTGCTCATGTTATTGCCTTGACCTCTGGTACCCTCGTCTACTTCTGCATTTTCcctttgaattcttgttatcaAATCACAATTAATCAAATTCTTGTTTGTAGGTGGGAGAGTGTTCACATGGGGCAGGGGCACAACTGGTCAGTTGGGCCATGGAGAGATGCTCAACAGCTTACACCCAAAGCCGGTCAGTTCCTTGCAGAGTTATGTCATTACTCATGTCTCAGCTGGATGGAGCCATTCTGGGTTTGTCTCAGGTTCTTTctcattcataattataattgtttcttCCATCTTTGAGGTTCCggaaaaattttaatatccaTTCTATAGTAGAAAACTctgttttaagtgttttttgttcTGTGCCAATTCTCAGACATAGGCTTGCTTTTTACTTGCGGGGATGGCTCATTTGGCCAGCTTGGGCAAGGGGATTACAGGTCGCAGAGTACTCCTGTTAAAGTCGACTACTTCgctaataattttgttaatcaGATTGCTTGTGGCATGCGCCATTCACTTGTCTTGCTTAATGGTAACTGCTGTGGCATTCATTGCTAGTCACAATGTTATAATGCAGAGATGCATCTGTGCTGCGAAGTCAATATCGCTTTAACATATGCTTAAATCACTAAGGCTCGTTGTTTTTAGAAGGAGCTTAATTTCATTTGTGATATTGCAATCTGGATTGTACCAGGAAATCAAGTTTATGGTTTTGGTTCTGGAAAGCGTGGTCAACTGGGTATCTCCAGAGATAAAACCAAATCAATTAATCTTCCTCAAGTTACTTGTGGGTTAGAAGATGTCCAAATCGTTAGCATCAGTGCAAATGGAGATCACAGTGCTGCAATATCTGGTGAGGGACTGACATACTTTCTATTTCTGACTATTGCAATGAAGGCAGAAAGAAAGTTTCTGGCATAAACATTTTGGACCCTAGGTTCACATACGTATAGAACATAAAACCATTCATAAACTTTTGTAATGGAAATGGTTTGAGATAACTtaacatgaaatcttcaaagacatgtgaaatatttttatattgcaaGTTGCATCTATTGTTGGCAATTCATAGCATCTAGTCTCAAGCCGTTTATCATTCTTGTTGATGTTGCATCGTACTGTTCACACCAGCTGATGGTCATTTATACACGTGGGGAAGGGGTTTTGCTGGCGCTTCGGATGCTAACTTTCCTCAGCTTTCACTTTCATCCTTGCGGTGCACCAAAGCTGCTCTTGGATGGAATCATGGCTTACTGTTGACAGGTAAATGCATTTCTTTTCCTATCCAATTTCTTTGTTTGTGGTTTTGAACAACCCCTCATCCCGCTCCTGTCTTCTTAAGATTATAATGATGATGGGATATCATGAACAGGTGACGAGGAAGTACTTATGCTTGGTGGTAATTACCATGGGGTTCTTTGTGATCTTGAGAAAATGAGTGCAGTGAAGCATCGTCCTGGTAAGCATTTAGACATTCAACCTGCATTAGCATTGTTGTacataaatacaaatatatgtGATGAAGTGATGATGATTGCTCTATACCACTTCCAAAACTGGAAGAAAGAACCTTTTGGGTTTCCTTGTGTTTACGTTGGGTAAGGAGCTTCAGTTTCTATAGTGTAGATGGCTAATTCCCAGTACTCTTGTTACTCTGAACTTTTATTATCAAACCACTTACGCTATGCACACCAAATATTCATCTCATGTATTAGTTACTGTTAGTTGTCATGTCACCACCTCTCTGTTTCATGTTCCAGAAGATTCACCCGGAACTGCTTTGAATGAAGTAATTGGTCTTGATGGGGTTAAAGTTGTGAAGATTGCGGCTGGAGCTGAGCACTCTGCTTTAGTGACAGGCAAGCTTATTTACTATGAATTGCTACCcatcttcttttcctttactGAGTCACTGTGTCATTTCATTTTGTTGatgacattttaaatttttgttcacAGTGGATGGAGCAATAAAGACATGGGGTTGGGGTGAACACGGTCAACTTGGCCTGGGGAATACAAATGATCAAACTATCCCTCAAACAGTCAGTCTAATCCCTGATATTCAGAATAAAGAAGCCTCCTTGAATGTTTACTGTGGTAGTGGTTTTACATTTGCCATAAGGTCACTCTCTGTCAATCCTGacaatatttcaagaaattgaaaatgttcCTAGGTAGCAAGTGGCATTATCCACACCACTACATGAAAGGATCTTGAGAGTTTAAGTGTCAGATTTCTGTCATTAATGCTCTGAAATATTGATTGGAAGTTCAGTTAAGATTCTGTTGCTCAAGACGCTCGAGCGAACAAATCTACAAAAGTATTAATCCAGAAAACCGTACAATGAGGTCAATGCATAAGTGTCCTAGCAATGCTCAGCAGTTGTTTCCCATGTAAAGCTGTTTTTCTTATTTCCACAACTGCGGAGAAATGTCTGGTTTGGTTTCTTGAACGCCTCCTATCATCGTTTCATCAAAAATGATATTGGGTCAGATGTTAGTTAACAGCCAGTCTTGGTATCTATTGAACAACACCAGATGTGTTTAAACAATCCCCTAGCAGGTGCAAGACTTCTTCCCTAACACTTTTGCTGTTTGGATTTTCTTGATGTCTTGACTGATGATTATGATAAGTTTTAAGATGTCATGGTGATGTAGATGGAAAGTTTCAGTTTTAGTATCAATGATATGGGTTTTTATCAACTTGCAGGGGACCATAGTATCCATTTATTTCTTATgttatatatttggtatttaaagAAAATCTCTTTAAGTTGGGATTTAGATGTATATACACATTTTGATAATGACTTGCTCTACAATAATGTCAACATAAACTGTGAGGCTGACTCGATTAAAAAGACGTAATCTTGTAAGCATTGGCTATtctatttttcctttccttctatTCTCGGTGTCTTGTATGCTTACCTGATTCTATAGTCTTATTGAGGTTCTTTCTTTTCTGCATCATTCttttttagtaataaaatttaggatgatgagattcaagTTGTTGAGTTAATTGTTTTACTACTTATCATGTAACACTCTCCCCTCCTTGTGCATGCCAGCTTCATGgtcataatacttttttttttttttaatctgaaatCTAAGTTTGAGTTTCCATATTTCCCATTATTTTGCTTCTTGAGCGTCTCCTCTCTCGAATGGATAGCTGacgatatatttatattttcaaaacctATATTTGACATATGCGAGTgcgttttattttaatcttgtttgttgtgttttttgcaATTCAGAAGGAAGTCTTATTctccttttgtgttttcttcttcttctttctaatAAAACTTTCCtttctatgtgttttttttttggccatATTTGATTGCTCACAATCctgtattttgttttgaaatgacggttaaatgttaaattattttccgTAAGTGGTTCTCTGTGTTGATTAGCCATGCTATTAGTCCCACTCTACTTCCTGTGAAATGTATGGTTTAGAACATTTCGATAAGCCAATGCCCAGTTACCGGCAGCCCTTCTGTTGCCACTTTGGTTTGGCGCACTGAAAAAACATCCTAGGAAAGATAATATGATGTTAGAGGTTTGGAATCGTATCTCGGGCATGTTCAaggatgttttctttttctccctttGAGCAGCTGTGCCGCATCTGTAATGTCAATCTTGTTTTTACCTGGAATAACATATTTCAAATGAGAAATAACATATTTACTCTAATACTGAAACTATATGACAAAAGCCTAGCTATTTGCAGAAACAGTACTAGTCCGTGAGTAGAAACAGCTTTAGGCAAGAAGTAGAGCAGCTCCCAGAGGATTCTTGAAGAAAAACCTTTGATGAACAAGACAAAAAATTCTTGAAGAAAAACCTTTGATGAACAAGACAAAAAACACCTAGTACAACAAATTAGCATAGCTCATGGAATGCTACACGTCAAGACGAGGCCAAGGCATAGCTTCATGCAGGGGAGTGATGCTGCAGCCTGCGGCAAACACCGAGGCTCTAGTGTCAAGGCCAAAGAGCAGGCATGCAGCTGGTCAAAAACTAGAAGCTAACGTGCTAGCCAGCATGTATCCCTGGCTGATAGGTTATTTAAAGTCAATCTTGTTTTCACCtggaaaaaaaggataaattttaGCCCCGGGATATCAAAGAATACCACGAGCACTAACTTCGGAACCGTGccaatattatttaacaaattatattataattaatggcATTCATCTTAATTATATGTTCctgttttttcataattttatttaatcattctTGAGCTACTTGAATcaataagaacaagaaaaatctagatGTTTTGtctgccttttttattttttggttttttagcatttttttattatttaatgctCGTTTTAAAAGAGAATTACAATATTCAAGCATATAATATTAACAGTTTGATAATATCTTGTAATTCATTACAATTACAAACCACAGAATCTATGCCTATCACTCTTCATATTGGCCTAAGATCTCAGTGCAACATGAGTGGATCGCCGGCATGtcctataattatttaatttcaatcttTTCTACTTAATACTGCATCAAGACAAATTGTAAATCAGTCGTCCAACTATACAGTAAAactttaattgaattattttgaaaaataatgatctcctatagttaaaaaaaaaattctaagccATACCCTCTCATCTAAAAGAGAAACGATTGAGATAAAATGTCAAGATCAAGATAGAGAAGCGTTTGTAAGTATACATAAAGAATggtttgtttaaaatataaaattctatttatttttgtgaattataaaaaaacttggaaattttaaaaaatataataaattaaacatatgaaaaaaataagtttttttttctttttctatatacactaactaataaataataagatagaaaagaaaagaataacttaaccaaataattataaacGGGCTAGTCACTTGATATAGACGGTGTAATAGATAAACAACcaattacaaattttttttgttgatttaggCCCATTTCTTAATTTGTACGATGCAAGAGTTATACAAATTCTGTATTTTGGTTCAATTTCAAAGTTcaagcaa contains:
- the LOC133675064 gene encoding ultraviolet-B receptor UVR8 isoform X1 translates to MEEAKRDEEESKQQQIWSWGAGTEGQLGTGKLEDEYLPQLLHLPFLSSAESISTLACGGAHVIALTSGGRVFTWGRGTTGQLGHGEMLNSLHPKPVSSLQSYVITHVSAGWSHSGFVSDIGLLFTCGDGSFGQLGQGDYRSQSTPVKVDYFANNFVNQIACGMRHSLVLLNGNQVYGFGSGKRGQLGISRDKTKSINLPQVTCGLEDVQIVSISANGDHSAAISADGHLYTWGRGFAGASDANFPQLSLSSLRCTKAALGWNHGLLLTGDEEVLMLGGNYHGVLCDLEKMSAVKHRPEDSPGTALNEVIGLDGVKVVKIAAGAEHSALVTVDGAIKTWGWGEHGQLGLGNTNDQTIPQTVSLIPDIQNKEASLNVYCGSGFTFAIRSLSVNPDNISRN
- the LOC133675064 gene encoding ultraviolet-B receptor UVR8 isoform X2; this translates as MEEAKRDEEESKQQQIWSWGAGTEGQLGTGKLEDEYLPQLLHLPFLSSAESISTLACGGAHVIALTSGGRVFTWGRGTTGQLGHGEMLNSLHPKPVSSLQSYVITHVSAGWSHSGFVSDIGLLFTCGDGSFGQLGQGDYRSQSTPVKVDYFANNFVNQIACGMRHSLVLLNGNQVYGFGSGKRGQLGISRDKTKSINLPQVTCGLEDVQIVSISANGDHSAAISADGHLYTWGRGFAGASDANFPQLSLSSLRCTKAALGWNHGLLLTGDEEVLMLGGNYHGVLCDLEKMSAVKHRPDSPGTALNEVIGLDGVKVVKIAAGAEHSALVTVDGAIKTWGWGEHGQLGLGNTNDQTIPQTVSLIPDIQNKEASLNVYCGSGFTFAIRSLSVNPDNISRN